GGGGAGCAGGTCCCCCAGGCTGCAGCCCCAAGTCTGCATGGGAGAGATGACTGGAGGCATGGATGTGGGCCAGAGCTGAGAGGAGCAAGGCTGAAGTGCCAGGCAATGGGCTGCAGGGAAAGGAGTGTTGGCAGGACACACGAACTGAATTCCAGTCTTGCCCCTGACATTTGCTGCccaggtgaccttgggaaagtcattttgattacaggtttgccaaatgctttacaaaaatctctcatttgatcctcacaacaaaccttgagcgtcttgctttccttctctgatttccttccccAATTTCTCCTCTATCCAGAGAAGACTTTGAGACAGACCTCTGCAGCGTCTTTCCATCCCATAATTCTGTGGCTTTCATGATCCccattttcacagatgaggaaactgaggttaggtgacttaaccagggtcacgtAAAAggaagaggcaggattcaaactcaggttttcctgattccaggtccattaCACTATCCTTTGTGtaatctcttggcctcagtttccttaactgtataaTTAGGGATTTGGAGGGAAAACCTTTGAAATCCCTCATGGCTGTTGTTAATCTATGGTTCTTCCACAATTTGACAGATCAAGCTTGgccctggagaaaagaaggagagaaggcagaaaattcacccccttcccttctttgcagggATGGGAGACTCCAGGAAGCTGAGCAACTATCAGGATTGGTTAGTTTTACTGACCTGCTTTTTCACTCTCTTTGTTACAAGGGCTGCTGCactgggggaagagaaagaaggaaaaaggaagaaaaaagaaaaattatatattttgagtGCTCACTAGTGGCCTCTGGTGGCTACGTGGCCACACTACAAGCGGGAGGGGTGAGGGGCGTGGTTAGAGCAGGGGGTGGGACCAAGGGGCGTGACTGtgtttgccagaaaccaaaatggaggctGTGGCTACAAAAGGGGGCGGGCTTTGTAAGGGGCCTAAAAGGGGTCACAGGTGGAAACTGGGAGTTGAGGCGGTGACTTCGCTTTCTGGAACCCaagttggggcagggagggagccaGGAGGCAGGCTGGGGTGGCTGAAAAAGGTCAGGAGCTCCCCAGGCCAAGGCAAAGAGCCCAGCAGAAGTTGGGGCGCCTGCGAGGAACAGGGGCTCCCCCTCGCGCTGGTGCTGGCAGAGGGACTCCTTTCAACTTAGCAGTCGCGGAAGAAGGGGCAGAAACAGGGATGGGCACTGCGGCTCCGCCAGGAGGTGGGCCGGCTGCACGGGCTGGCAGTGGCTGAAGGCAGCATGTGGCAGCGGGAGGCAGCGGGAGCCCCTTAAGCCTGGCGGGGCCCCAAAGGCTTGAAAGCGGCTGAGTGTGGGGCAGCCCCAGTGGAAGGGGGGAGCTCCGGGAGAGCCCGCTGGAGGCTTGGTGGGCGAGCTGGGAAACTAGTTCCGCAGGGATCTGAGGTGAGGTTCTGGGATCCTGTGTGAGTCGCCAATtgtaggttttaaaattaatattcaatgcctccaaagtaggatatttataaggatttattaatattaatttagaaagctAGAGAGTCCCAGGGAGCCTTTCCCACTCACCTCACCTGGAAGAGAGAGGCTCCGCCCACCAGGACAGATCAGCACTCCATTCACGTGCAAGAGAGGGGGCGTGGCACAACAAACCCTAATTAAATACAGACCACTTACACAGGCACCTATAcacaaggcaaaaggaattgtgggaaatACAGAAAGGacgtttgggtaatgtagtttcaggggttcaagatttttcaaCTATTcagagtaaagaaaaagaaaggaagaaagaaagaaagaaagagagaaagaaaagaaaacccgtataaagggggaaaaagaaagagggacctttggaaataaaatatttcatagactGGTAAAAATTGTCAACAGAGCATCAGACCTCTAATGACCCTTCTAACTCTGCAACTCTTTTGGAGTTCATTGTAGTGGTCATCAGGTAGTTACTTATGGCCATAGTTCACAGAGCACTaggccctgagtcaggaagactcatcttcattagtgcAAATCAGGCCTCTGTTACTTagtagctgtgttaccctgagaaagtcacttaaccctgtttacctcagtttactcatctgtcaaatgagttagagaaggaaatggtaaattactctagaatctttaccaagaaagccccaactggggttatgaagaattggataagACTAAAAAAATGGCTAAACACATAAGTAGTGGTGACCACAGAAGGTAATGCACTCTATCTCAGATGAGAGGAAGCAAAGTACTTTGGACTTGATATCAAGAAGACCAagtatcccatctctgatactggATATGTGACCAATGGTAAGTCTCATAACCATCTAactttcctcatatggaaaataagGGGGCTGGGCCTGATGACTTTGGACATTTGTTCTGAAATCAGGaatactttggttcaaatcctgcctcaaacatttcctggctctgtgacaGTGAGGAAGTCTGAGCAAGAATTTCCATTTACTTtttgtgcctgtttcctcatgtgtcaaatgagAAGGTTCTCCGAGgctctttccaattctaaatctatgactatgaCCACTAAAGCATCATCCAACTCTTAATCTataatgttatgatttttttcagatgattctcattctatcactctcttgctcaagcatcttcagtggctctctagcAAACAAAGGATAAAAATACTAATTCTTGAGGCATTTAgggtccttcataacctggtttaCAAATCTACACTTGTTATCTTATCTCCCAACACTATCCTTCAATGGACTCTACCTTCTAAGGAAATTGAATTGTTCTAATccggagggacttatgagaaagaaccctctccacatccagagaaagaactgtgggagtagaaacccagaagaaaaacataggattgatcacatggttcaatgggtatatgactagggatgttgactttaactgatcactctattgcaaatattaataacatggaaatatgttttgaaaactaatacatgtataacccagtggaattgctagtcagctccaggagaggggagggaagagacagggaaagaacatgaaccatggaaccatggaaaaatattcttaattaattagttgtttttaaagagaCCTCAAATTGTTCTTAGAAGTTAACATGTCATCTCCCACTACCATATAATTGGACCCTTTCTGTCCTATGCCAGGAatgctctcctctccttttctccaccttTCATAAGCTTTGTCTTCCATAAAGGCCCAAGGTAAAGATCTCCTTCATGGCAAACTTCCTTGATCAAGACCCTGACCTCCCACACCCAACTCTAAACGATTTATCCTTCCTCAATTTTACCTAGAGTATTTTATCTGCACTTCCCCTTTGCCCTATCAgagaattacctttttttttttttttatttttttattttttttttttttaaacagactgTTCAGGCACAAAAACAAAACCGCATTTCCAGTAAGCGACAGCATTgtaaaaaatgtgattttttgtcagtgtttgcttttctttgacttcttgtGAGATCTGTGCGGAGATCGAGACTGAGACCTGGATTTCTTCCCTGATTTTTTAGGGGACCTAGATCGTGATCGCCTAGACCTTTTAGGTGTCCTTGAACCAGATGGTGATCTTTTGGCCTTTTTACTAACATCTCTAGGAGAATCTTTGTGAGATGACCTGGAACGTGAACTCTCTTTGTGAGACCTCTCTGATCGCTCTGATCGCTCTGATTTTGGAGACGGGGATTTTGCTCGGCTACCACTACTGCTCCGAGATGGACTGGGTGATGTACTATGTcgccttttcctttcttttctcgtAGGTGTGCattcatctttttccttcttgtctttgGATCGGGATTCCAGTTTCTCTTTATCCTTCTTGTCTCTCTCACGTTCTCTTTCcaattccttctccttttctctttgaagAAGTTTGTCTCTGTAGTGTTCCACTTGTTCTTGAAAACTCTGCCCTGGTTTTTTCGGTCTTTTCCCAGATTCCAATTCATCCTGAAACTTCATCACTTTGAGCTCTATTTCTCGAAGCTTAGCTCGTTTTTCTTCACTCATTTCAGAATATTTAATAGAAGACTTGGACTCCgtcatttcttctttgattgGATTGGAATACAAATGATGCTCTTCAGATTTGGAGCTCTGAGTATCTTCCTCATCTTCACTCTCTTCTTcttgattttgattttcttcttcttctgattCTTCATGCTGGTCAAATAACTCCCATTTAGATGTTGTTACCGCCTGCGCTTCCAATTCCGATTCATCTACTGCTTCCCATTTGGATGGGGCCACTTTAAAAATGGGCTCATTCTTTTTTGAATCTTCAGAGGTATCCAAAGGCACACCATCGAGATCATCATCAAGTGACTTTATGGGGACTCCATCAAGATCATCAATGGGAGTGGCATCAATAGGAATTCCATCAACATCTTCCAAAGGTGCACCATCCAGCTCTTCCTCAATGGGGGCACCATCAAGATCATCTGGTacttcctctgtttctttttcttcaataatATTTACAAGtcccaaaaatatattttgtaatctGATCAAAAATGTTTCTGGATAAATTGCCCAGTCCTCCCATGCTCTGAAGCAGGTCATTACTCTTTGCTTGAAGTTTTCAGATTGTAAATGGCCTTGAATTGTACGGTAGGTGGCATTGAGGTCTGAAAATATCTGACATAACTTTGTTTCAAAAAATTTTCTATAATATGAAGCATTGGCAACTTTTGCTGAAGAATTATACAACACATCAGAAACCAAATATAATCTGGCAATCTTCTTAGGTAGTGGTGTTTTCAAGATGGACAGTGACTCAGTAATACAATCCACAATTTCTTCAGCAGCTTCAGcattattaagacagaaaaccATTGCATCACCAATATCATTTTTTCGAGGAGTTAGTCCACGTAAGATTTCTTCTAATTTGTCTCTCTGCTCTTCTTTAAGTGCTCCTTTCTTGCTAGGTTCCTCAACAAATGCTTCAGTTTCTTGCTCTTCTGACATCCCATGCAAGTATGGATTTAATGGTGGTGGTCTCCAAAAAGATCCATTTTTGAACATACGAAAATCCTCTGTTCTCCACTTAGTTGGAGCATCTCCCTGTAGAATTGAATAAAGCTTCCATCTATAGTAAACATGGGCTGGAGTCTGGTTTTCAAATAAAAACCTGAACATAGGATTGTTGATTTCTCGATTCATGATCATAGCTTCAAACATTGGTCCTTCACGTACAACAAACTCTATCATTCGATGTATCAGTGCGAGCAAATTCCTTTCTGTTGGGATAACCACTTTGACTATGGCTTGCGACAGAGTCTTCTCAAAATCCTCCTTGCTTTTAGGTGGAGGTAACATTGGAGCATTGGGGTTCTTTAATCTCTCTCTAGGCTGAGCATTGAAAGGCAGGCCGGATGGTGGAGGGGGGAGAGTATGTTCCATCATAGAAGGTGGAATGTATATTGGATGTGGTGGAATAGGTACGGCTTTACCCCACCCTAGTTTCATTTCAAAGGACATGATCATCTTTCCGTTTAGATTTTTCAAAGCTCTCT
This genomic stretch from Gracilinanus agilis isolate LMUSP501 unplaced genomic scaffold, AgileGrace unplaced_scaffold57892, whole genome shotgun sequence harbors:
- the LOC123256340 gene encoding LOW QUALITY PROTEIN: U2 snRNP-associated SURP motif-containing protein-like (The sequence of the model RefSeq protein was modified relative to this genomic sequence to represent the inferred CDS: substituted 1 base at 1 genomic stop codon), with amino-acid sequence MLQCYLHLKARRILRRLXRNLLALIHRMIEFVVREGPMFEAMIMNREINNPMFRFLFENQTPAHVYYRWKLYSILQGDAPTKWRTEDFRMFKNGSFWRPPPLNPYLHGMSEEQETEAFVEEPSKKGALKEEQRDKLEEILRGLTPRKNDIGDAMVFCLNNAEAAEEIVDCITESLSILKTPLPKKIARLYLVSDVLYNSSAKVANASYYRKFFETKLCQIFSDLNATYRTIQGHLQSENFKQRVMTCFRAWEDWAIYPETFLIRLQNIFLGLVNIIEEKETEEVPDDLDGAPIEEELDGAPLEDVDGIPIDATPIDDLDGVPIKSLDDDLDGVPLDTSEDSKKNEPIFKVAPSKWEAVDESELEAQAVTTSKWELFDQHEESEEEENQNQEEESEDEEDTQSSKSEEHHLYSNPIKEEMTESKSSIKYSEMSEEKRAKLREIELKVMKFQDELESGKRPKKPGQSFQEQVEHYRDKLLQREKEKELERERERDKKDKEKLESRSKDKKEKDECTPTRKERKRRHSTSPSPSRSSSGSRAKSPSPKSERSERSERSHKESSRSRSSHKDSPRDVSKKAKRSPSGSRTPKRSRRSRSRSPKKSGKKSRSQSRSPHRSHKKSKKSKH